GTTAAATCCTCTACTTTTATCAACATAGAAATCACCTTTTGTTAAAGTATTTTTGAATAATTTCGACTTTAACAGAGAAATTTCCTTCTTTTGGAATAAATTTTTATAAGTTTTAGTTATATTTGGTATTAAAAAATGGGAAAATTAGATACAGTAAGGAGGTGAAAATGTGGAAGAGAAAAAAACTTTTGAGGTTGGTGGGATGAAAATAACTAAATTAGTTAATCAACGGGAAATAGATCAGTTTGTACAAAACCTACCAGAAGAAAGCAAGCAAGATGTTAAAGATGTCATAATTGCTCTCCATCAACAAGGATTAATAAAAATAGAAGAAGTATAAATGCAGAATACTCGACATTATTTTCCAGGAAATATGTCGAGTATTTTTTTGATATGGTATAATTACACAATGGATCAATATATCAGAAAAAATTGAAGGGGGAAAAGAAATGGCAAGTTATGAAATGAAGGAATACCTCGATAAAGTGGTGATAGTAACTGGTGGGGGAAGTGGAATAGGAAGGGGCTTATGCCAAGCCTTTGCTGCTCAAGGGGCAAAAGTCATTATAGCTGAAATCGATGAAAAAAAGGGAAAAGAACTAGAAGAAATTTTAAATTCTAGCGGTTATATAGCACATTTTATTCATACAGACATGGGCAATCTTTATTCCATAAAAGCTATGGTAGAAAAGGTAGAAAAGATGTGGGGTAAAATTGATGTTTTAATCAATAATGCTGCTATAGCTCATAACGCCCCACTGTGGGAGAGGGATGATAGAGATTGGGAAAGGGTAATAGCAGTAAATTTAAGTGGACCATATTATGCTGCAAAATACAGTTCAAAATTAATGGCAAAGGGAAATGGTGGAGTAATTATCAATATTGCTTCTACTAGGGCTTTTATGTCAGAGAAGGATACCGAACCATACTCTGCATCTAAAGGTGGAATAATTGCTTTAACCCATAGCCTAGCTATTAGTTTAGGGGAGTATAACATTAGGGTGAATTCTATCAGTCCTGGGTGGATTCACACAGGAGAGGAAACTGAACTTACTGAAGGGGATCATCGACAACATCCTATAGGACGGGTAGGAAAAATTGAAGATGTAGTTGCCCCTTGTCTCTATTTAGCTTCGGGAAAGGCAGGATTCATCACAGGAGAAAATATAGTTATCGATGGAGGAATGACCAAAAAGATGATTTATATCTAAAAGTAAATAAATATTAAAAAAATGTTTATAATAAATTTATAATTCCATAATTGACTAGGGATTTGGAATAATATACAATAAATATTACCGACCGACCGTTCGGTCGGTAATATTTATCCAAAGGGAGTGAAAAAATGTTATCTAATTTTAGTGTTAAAAAACCATATACAGTAGTTGTAGGAGTAGTTATAGTTATTCTCTTAGGAGTTGTTTCTTTAATGAACATGACTACCGATTTATTGCCTAGCTTGAACTTGCCCTATGCTGTAATTTCCACCACCTATATAGGAGCAAGTCCTGAGGAAGTGGAAACAGTAGTCACAAGGCCTATAGAACAAGCTATGGCTTCATTAAATAATCTAAAAAATATTTCATCGATCTCCCGGGAAAATATGTCCTTAGTCATACTAGAGTTTACCGCAAATGCCAATATGGATGGGGCTTTCGTGGAAATGCGGGAAAACTTAGATATGATCATGGCTTATATGCCCGATGATGTAGGGAGACCTATTATGCTTAAGTTAAATCCAGATATGATGCCTATTATGGTGCTATCTGTGGCAATGGAAGGGATGGATATAGGGGAATCTTCCCAATTTATTTCTGAGAATATTATCCATGAATTTGAAAGTATCGAAGGTGTAGCCTCTGTTTCAGCTTCAGGTTTAGTAGAAAGTGGTATTCACATTATTTTAAGGGATAAAAAAATAGAAAAAGTTAATGAGAACTTAGCCAATCTATTTAGAATGACGGCTCCTAATATTTCAGCACCTAATATTTCCATCACTAGAGAAATGGTTTCTGAAATATTAAAAGGACAAAATTTTTCGATGCCAGCAGGGTATATAACTGAAGATGGCGTTAGTTATTTAGTAAGAACAGGAGATACCATTAAAGATATAGATGAACTAAAAAATTTACCAATTATAATTTTGCCTTTCCCTAATTTAGAACCAATAACTTTACAAGATGTTGCAGAGATTGTAGTAACAGATAATTCCAATACCATGTATACTAAACTCAATGGTAATAATGCCGTTATTTTAAATATCCAGAAACAATCGGAATATTCAACGGCAGATGTGGCCAATAGGGTGAGGGAAAGAATAAAAACCTTAGAAAATAGGCATCAGGGATTAGATATAGTGCCATTAATGGATCAAGGGATCTATGTAGATATGGTGGTTAATTCAATATCTAATAACTTGGTTTTTGGTGGTATTTTAGCTATCTTAATTTTACTGCTATTCCTACGGGATATTAGACCGACTATTGTAGTGGGTTTTGCTATTCCAGTAAGTTTAGTAACAGCTTTAGTTATGATGTATTTTAGTAATGTAACATTAAACATTATTTCAATGGGTGGTTTGGCTTTAGGGGTAGGAATGTTGGTAGATAACTCTATAGTGGTAATTGAAAACATTTATAGGATGAGAAGTGAAGGAAGGGGTGCCAAAGAAGCAGCAGTAGAAGGAGCTGTGGAAGTTTCAGGTGCTATAATAGCTTCTACTTTGACGACAATATCAGTTTTTGCACCTATTCTCTTTACTCAAGGAATTACAAGGCAGCTCTTTACAGATATGGGCTTAACAATTGCTTATTCACTCCTTGCCAGTTTAATTATTGCCTTAACTTTAGTTCCGATGATGGCAGCTAATGTAATAGTAAAAGAAGTAAAGAGGGAAGAAAAAATTTTAAATAAGGTTAAGGGTTTATATACTAAGGTTTTAGAGTTTTCTTTAAAAAGAAAATGGTTAGTAATAGTTTTAGTTGTTACCTTATTTATTACCAGTATAGTAAGTGCCTTTAGTTTAGGAACAGAATTTTTCCCAGCAACTGATACTGGACAGATAATTGTTGATATAACAATGCCGGAAGGGAGTTCCTTTGAAGATACTGTACTTGTTGCCGATGAAGTTATGGAAATAATAAAAGATATCCCTTATATTGCTAATGTGGGAGGTACCATTGGCGGTGGTATGGGCTTTGGATTTATGGGTAGAGGTAGAAGATCTAGCGATAATGCTACTATTTATGTGTTGGTAGATGAGGAAAATATCAGTAAAACTCCGGAAATTCTTAGAAGTATAAGGGAAAAAGTTAAAGATATTCAGGCTGAAATTAATGTCAGAGATAGTGGTTCAGACATGAGTGCTATGACTGGTGGAAGGGGAATTGCTATTTCTGTTATGGGTAGAGATTTTGAAACCCTTGAAAGGATTGCTCAAGATATAGCTAAAATCGTAGAAAATGTAGAAGGAACAATAGAGGTATTTGATGGTATTGATAGGACGGAACCAGAAATAAGGGTAGTTGTAGATAAAGAAAAAAGTATTGCCTATGGTTTAACTGTTGCCCAAGTCTTTATGGAGATAAATAACTTACTTCGCAGCCCCGGTGTAGATACGACAATTACGGTGGGGAATATTGACTATGGCATAAAAGTAAAAGATGAAAAAGCTTTAGTAGAGGTTACAAGGAAAGACATAGAGAATTTAGTGATAAAAGGGCCTCAAGGAGAAGTTTTACTAAAAGAAATTGCTAGTATTGAAGATGGCTGGGGATATGGCTCCATCAGAAGGGAAAACAACCAACGGTTATTGACAGTTACTGCCCAACTTGAAGAGGGATATAATATTGGCCTTGTTAACAGAGAAATCTCTAGAAAGTTAGCAGATTATCAATTGCCAGAAGGTTATCGCCTAAAAGTAGGGGGAGAACAAGAAGCAATCGATAATGCTTTTGCAGATCTTTATCTAATGCTAGCACTGGCTATAGCCCTGATTTATCTAATTATGGTTGCCCAGTTCCAGTCGCTACTATCTCCTTTTATTGTAATGTTTACTATCCCCTTAGCATTTACAGGAGGGTTCTTTGCATTAAGGTTTACAGGAAATCCTGTGAGTATAGTGGCCTTTATAGGACTAATTATTTTATCGGGGGTAGTTGTGAATAATGGTATAGTATTTGTAGACTATATCAATATTTTAAGGAGTAGGGGTTTGTCAAAAAGGGAAGCTATTATTACTGCTGGCAATGTCCGCTTAAGACCAATAGTTATGACTGCATTAACTACAATAATAGCTTTATCTACTATGTCTGTTGGCATGGGTACAGGAACAGAAATGATTCAACCTATGGCTATAACGGCAATAGGAGGTTTAATTTATGCAACATTGTTGACCTTGATATTTATTCCAGTCCTTTACGATACTTTTAACAGAAAAGAAAGTAATAAGGAAGTGGCTTAAATTGTCCCGAGAGAAAAAAGAGATTCTATATAATGCTACATTGAGTTTAATTGCAGAAAATCACCAAATAGGGAGTATTAAAGTAGCGGATATTGCTTTAAAGGCAAATATGGGAAAAAGCACTGTGTATGAATACTTTGATAGTAAAGAACAATTGATCGCTGAATCTTTAATTTATATGTTTAAAAAGGGAATTGAAGCCTTTGAACAGATAGTAGCTGAAAGTAAGGATTTTAAGGAGACTTTCTTTATCCTCTTAGACAATTTAGCCCATTGTCTAGATAAAAATAGGAGGATGTTAGATTATATGACTATGAATGAGTGTAACATTGCTATACATCAAACAGTTAAAAGTATTATGTCAGAAAAATTTGAAGAACTCCGCACCGCCTATTTCCAAGCTGTGGAAAAATTAGTGGATAAAAGTATAGCAGAAGGGCTGATAAAAGAAAAGCCGGCAAAATTTGACTGGTATATGGCTGTGGTAAACTCTATGACCTACATGTTTATTCATAAACAAAATTTTCCTGAGTTTAACCACTTAACCGATGATGAGGTCAAAGAAAAGGCTTATTTAGCTTTTTTAAAAATCCTTAACAATAGTGATAAGATATAGAGAAAGGGGAGGGACCCTCTTCTCTTTATTGCTTTAATATAAAGAATTGATACAGATAAAAGCAAATTCATAAAACAGTAAACAGTTATGGTTATTATTTTTAACAATAAGACAAATATAAAGGAAATTTCCTAGAAAATTATTTTTTTTGATACAAAGTGTTGACAAATAAAGAGAAGGGAGTTATAATGAATAACATCAACCACATAGTGAGTAATGTTTGAAGTATAACAGTAAATCGGAAAACATTACTACAGTAAAACTCCCTTTTCTCACCTACTAGGCAACTCTCCACTTGCTTAGTAGGTGAGTTTTTCTTTATTGACTTTTTTTCTCCTTTTAGATAGCATATCAATAAGTAGACATAGACATATAAAAAGGAGGAGTGAAAATGGTTGAAATTTTCAAAGGATTAAGTGATGAAAATAGGTTGAGGATAATCAATCTCTTATTACAAAGGTCATTATGTGTCTGTGATATAGAAAAAATATTGGAAATCAGTCAATCTAATGCATCAAGGCATTTAAATAAATTAAAAAATTGTGGAATAATAGCCCAAGAAAAAAAGGCTCAATGGGTTTTTCATAGAATAGATGAAAACTTTTTGAAGGAAAACCCATTACTTGTTCAGTATTTAAAAGAAGAATTAAAGAAAAGTGAAAAAATGCAAAGGGACTTAGAAAAATTAAAAGGACATACAGTGACCTGTATATCCTAAAATTTTTATATAAATTTTTTCCCTTTAATGTAAACACCTTTAACATTTAAATTTTTATCCAATAATACTAAGTCCCCATACTTTCCAATACTGATACTTCCCGTCATATCAGCTGCTCCCAATAATTTTGCCGGGTTAATTGAAGCAGACTTTATAGCATGTTCAAGGGGGATTCCAAATTGATGGCATTTTTTTACACAATCCATTAAATTGGTGGTTGATCCTGCTATGGTACCATCTTCTAGAGTTGCTTTACCTTTTTTAACAATGACATTCTGTCCTCCCAATGTATATTGACCATCGGCCATTCCGCAAGCTGCCATGCTATCACTAACTAAAATGACCCTATCACTACCTACAATTTTATAAGTACTTCTAATTACACTGGGGTGAACATGAATGCCATCACAAATTAATTCTACAAAAACATTACTATCAAAGGCAGCTCCTATAATTCCAGGGGAACGATGGTTAAAAGGAGTCATGGCGTTGTAAAGATGGGTGATGCTACTTATCCCTAAATTGATCCCCTTTAAAGCTGTATCATAATCAGCTTCACTGTGGGCAATAGAAAGGACCCCTTTGTTTTTAATTTCTTTAATAAACTCTTCACTATTATTAAGTTCTGGAGCGAAGGCACAAACTTTGATATTACCTCCACTGATATCATATAATCTATTGAATAACTGAATATCTGGATCTCTTAGGTGCTCTTCCCCTTGGGCACCTTTTTTATTTTTTGAGAAAAAAGGTCCTTCCATGTAGATGCCCTGCATATATGCTCCTTGGGTATTTTCTTTAATAAAGGAATGGGCTACTTTAAAGATTTTTTCTAATTCTTCTTCTGGTAATGACATTGATGTACCAAGGAAAGAAGTAATACCATTACTGGCAAGGTAATGGGAGATTGTTTGAAGGGAAGAAATTTCTCCGTCACAGAAATCACAACCAGAACATCCATGGATATGGATATCAATAAGACCAGGTATTAAGTAATAACCTTGGGCATCTACAAAGGTTTGGGAATTTATATTAGCTTTTATATTGCTAATGAATTGACCTTCAATTTCTACATCTACTTTCTGGAAGTTAAAATTTTCATTTAGAACTTGGGCATTTTTAATTACAAAACCCATTTTTTCACCACCTTATTTTATTGGATGTTGTTCTATACAGTGTGGATACCTTTGGGCTATAACAGATAAAGCACCTTCATCGGCTACAACTATTAAGTCATTATGGAGTTGTAAAATAGAAGCTGGGACTTGGGGAGATATAGGGCCAAATAATGCTTGGTAGAGAATCTCTGCTTTACTTTCTCCGCTGGCAATAAGTAGGATTTTTTTAGCCTGCATTATACTTTTAATTCCCATGGTATAAGCGTGGGTAGGCACTTCATCTAATGAAGAGAAAAAGCGGGAATTGGCGGCTATAGTCTCTTCCGCTAATTTAACACAATGGGTTTCTTTTTCAAAGGCTTCATTAGGTTCATTAAAACCAATATGGCCGTTATGTCCCAATCCTAATAGTTGGAGATCAATTCCTCCTAAACTTTTAATAATGTAATTATACCTTCTGCACTCTTTTTCCTTATCTGTTTCTAAGCCGTTGGGAATATGGACATTTTTTAACTGGATATTTATGTGTTTGAAAAAATTATGGTACATGTAATAAAAATAACTTTGCTCATTTTCTGGGGAAAGACCACAATATTCATCTAAGTTGACAGTTTTAACTTGAGAAAAATCAATATCTCCTTTTCTATACCATTCTATTAGTTGTTGATAAATTCCTAAGGGGGTAGAACCGGTAGCTAAACCTAAAACACTTTTGGGATTTAGAATGACCTGAGCAGACAAAATATTAGCAGCTTTTCTACTCATTGTTTGATAATCATTGGCATAAATGATTTTCATAGGCAACACCTCAATAATTTCTTTATTTTAACTGGATAGTAACATAAGGAGATTAATTAGTCAATTAATTAAATGTTATAAAAAATGCTAGTTATATTATTTGGAACGGTCTTAATTGACATAAAACATTATAATGATAAAATGGGAATAAATATACTAAAAAGGACTTATAAGGAGTGCTAAAGATGTATAGGGAAAAATTCTGGGTATCCATGGAAAAGTTAATTAAAGAGAGTGAAATTGTTATAGACAGGCCTAAAGGGAGTAGACATCCAAGGTTAAAAGATATAATTTATGAAGTGGATTACGGTTATTTAAAAGGAACTTCTTCGGGGGATGGAGAAGGGATAGATCTTTGGTTAGGTTCCCATCCCGAAAAAAAGTTAGATGCAATAATGTGTACAGTAGACTTAGATAAAAGAGATACGGAAATAAAGCTTTTAATTGGCTGTACTGAAATAGAAAAAGAAAAGATTTACTTCTTCCATAATCAATTAGAATTTATTGGGGGAATATTAGTTAGACGTAGTTAGATACTTATATTTTTAGGTTCCAATTTATTTGGAGATTATAAATTAATCGAGAATAATTATAGGTTTTATAGCAACCAGGTTAAACTTGGTTGTTATTTTTTTGGACCAATTTTTTTAAAAAGATTGACATAAAGAACAAGTTTTAGTACAATAAAACGCAAAAGCAAATAACGGCAAATTTAGCTAGTACATTCAATTATGAATAAAGATAAGATTATAAAAATTCAACAAAAAATACAACGATGGGAGGAATGGTGATGACAAAACTTACATCAAAAATTTTAAAGGGATTATTACTTGGAATGGTAGTAGGATTGATCCTTAATTTACTACCAGAAAGTTATGTCAAAGATGTAGTAATAGTCGATGGAATTTTGTATCTTGTAGGTCAAATTTTTTTGAGAGCTATTATGATGATGGTTGTACCCCTTGTTTTTATTTCACTAGTTAACGGATCAGCTGGTGTTGGTGATATTAAAAAATTAGGGAGAATAGGGGGAAAAACCCTTTTGTTCTACATCCTATCAACTACTGTAGCTATTTCAGTAGGTATCTCTTTAGGATTATTGATAAAACCTGGATTAGGAGTCGATTTATCAAATAACATTTCAATCCAGCCCAATATTAACGAAAAACTACCTTTTGTAGATGTTCTTATAAACATGGTTCCTAGAAATCCATTAGAAGCCTTAGCAAATGGTAATATGTTGCAGGTTATAGTTTTTGCTATATTTACCGGCTTAGCTTTAGCTAGTATTAGAGATAAAGTAGCTAATATTATCAATATTTTCGAATCGTTAAATGAGCTGATTTTAAAAATGGTCGAATATATTATGTATTTAGCTCCTATAGGAGTTTTTGGTTTAATGGCTAGAACTTTTGCCACAGAAGGGTACCAGTTAATGTTGCCACTATTAAAATACATGTTTGCAGTAATTTTAGCCTTAGTTATTCATGGGCTCTTGGTTTACGGGGGAGTTCTAAAAGTCTTTACCAATTTAAGTATAGTGAAATTTATTAAAAACTTTTCCCCAGCATTATCTGTAGCTTTCTCAACTGCTAGCAGTGGAGCAACACTGCCGGTAACATTAGATACTGCTATAAAAAGGTTAGGAGTATCACCTAAAATTGCTTCCTTTACTATACCATTAGGAGCCACTATTAACATGGATGGAACAGCTTTAAAACAAGGGATTGCTACTGTTTTTATCGCCCAGGTTTTTGGTATAGAGCTAACATTTTCTGCTATTTTAACAGTTATTTTAACTGCAACTTTAGCCTCAATTGGAACTGCAGGGGTCCCCGGTGTAGGGCTGATAATACTGTCTATGGTTCTTAAGTCAGTAGGTTTACCAGTAGAAGGAATAGCGTTAATTATGGGTATAGACAGACTGCTAGATATGTCGAGAACGGCAATTAACATCATGGGGGATGCTGTATGTACATTAATTATTTCTAAAACAGAAGGTGAATTTAATCAAGAAGTTTTTGATGCAGACAATGTAGAAGAAGATAAAGTTGAAAATTGAGTAACACAACTAGCTTAAAAATTGATAGCCATCCTTTAAATTACCCCTTTTAATAGGGGTTTCTTTTTTTGCAAAAAGTTTATAAATTGTTTATTGTTAATTATTAAAAATAAATGTACTATAATATTAAGAAAAATTATTGCGTAGGGGGATTCATTTATGAAGTATAAAATAACAAAGGAAGGGCTTGTCAGTTTATCCTATTTACTAGCTATTCCAGGTTTGAAATTAATTTATTTTTTTCTTAATCGGATACCTAGACCTGCCACTAGTGTGTTAACATGGGTTGATAATTATATACCCTTTATTCCGGTATTTGTAATTCCTTATATAATATTTTATCCCTTTGTCTTATTAGGTTTAATATATTTATTTAAGAATAATAGGAAAGTCTATATCCATACTGTTAAAGCTTATTCCCTTGGTTTAGTTGTTTGTTATTTAACCTATTTATTTTTTCAGACTACTATGCCTAGGCCAGAAGTTACTGGAAATGATCTATTTTCAAAAATAGTAGCATGGATATATTATATAGATGAACCTTATAATGCCTTACCAAGTATCCATGTTTTAGGAACAATGATCACTATGTTAGGTTTAAAAGAGGGAAAATATAATAATTTATTAGTTAACTTTTTAGGTTGGTCTATCATATTTTCAACTGTTTTTGTAAAACAACATGGCATACTAGATGTAATAGCTGCATTGGTTTTAAGCCACTTTGTATTTAATACATTTACAAGTGCTGAAACAGTTGGGGAAGATGTCCCAGTTAGAATTGGAAATAAAGAAAGAATTGGATCATAAAAAATATCCTCCTTAATTTAAAGGAGGTTATTTTTTTAATTTTGCAGGAATTTTTAAATATATATAGAAACTGATAAAACAGTAATAATTATTATTAGGTGGTGAATTTAATGTTAAGTGAAACTTTAGTACAAAAGGTTATCGATAACTTATATTTGGCTTTATCCAATCACAGCCACCAAGTTATGCTATAAGAGAAATTAGCAACCATATAATTATCGAAGGGCCGATGGCTTTTGTGAGGAGTATTTATGAAAAAACCTACTTTAATAATAGTAAAAAAGGAAATAGGGATAAACTTTATTCATCTAGTTAAAGTGGAAAGAGAATTTAAAATAATAAGTTTAACAACTTTAAAGAAATAAGTTCAGTACTTAAAAGGAGGGGGAAAATGTTTATTTTTAGGCTTTTTATGTGGCTTTGTGGTTTGTGGTTATTGTTTAAAATTCCTGATTTTACCTTTAAAAATGAAGGTTTAAGTAAAGAATTTCAAGATGTATCGATAATAATTCCAGCAAGGAATGAAGAAAAAAATTTGCCGAAACTTTTAGGTTCTATTAGAGAACAAAAAATTAATGTAAAGGAAATAATTGTAGTAGATGATCAGTCAATAGATAAAACAACAGAGAACGCTAAAAATTATGGAGCAAAAATAGTAAAAGGAAAACCACTTCCTTCCGGGTGGCAAGGGAAATCGTGGGCTTTATGGCAAGGGGTAGAAAATTCTTCTGGAGATATATTAATATTTTTAGATGCCGATACCAGTATTGAACAGGATGGTCTTGTAAGGATATATACTGAATTTCTAAAAGAAAAAACTCCCCTATCCATTCAACCTTATCATAAAATGGAGAAACTTTATGAAAACCTTTCTGCTATTTTTAACTTAATTTTAATGATGGGTACAAATGTCTTTACACCATTAGGTAAAAGACTAAAACCTTTAGCTTTTTTTGGGCCTTGTCAAATTATGACTAAGGAAGATTACTTTAAAGTAGGGGGGCATACTTCTGCAAAGGGAAGTATTTTGGAAGATATAAGTTTAGGGAAAAATTTTTTAAATGCAGGAATACCTATAAGGTGTTTCGGAGGCAGGGGAGCTATTTCTTTCAGGATGTACCCCGGCGGGATCAAAGAAATTATAGAAGGGTGGAGCAAAAATTTCGCATCGGGAGCTGGACAGGTAGGTTTTATTAATTTATTACTGATAACTTTATGGGTTTCAGGGATGGTAGGTGTAACTATAACTACTATTAGAACTTTTTTAGTTGGTGAGTATTTATTAGAAGTTTATGGTCTTTTTTTACTTTATGGTCTACAACTTTATTGGTTACTTTCCAAAATTGGTAATTTTTCACCTTTAATAATAATCTCTTTTCCAATTAATTTATTATTTTTTATTTATGTATTCATCCGTTCTTTTATAATGACATTTATCTTCAAGAGGGTTAATTGGAAAGGGAGAAAAATAAAAGTATAGTAGGTGCTGAGAATGAGAGTATTTTACTTTTCTACAACAACGACTATTATTTTAAATATTCTATTGTGGTTTATTATCCATATGACTTTTGGTTTTTTGGCAATAAATTCCCCAAAAGGTGGTTTGTTAATAATAAAGGAATTTATAAAAGTTTTTCTTGGGAAGATGGAGGAAGGTTTTATGAAAGGGTTTTCAAAATAAAGAAATGGAAAAAATATTTACCCGATGGAGGAGATTTTTTTTCTAATGGTTTTGCTAAAAAGGAATTGAAGGCTAAAGATTTGGAATATTTGCTCACTTTTGTACAAGAGGCTAAGAGGGCAGAGTTGGTTCACTGGCTACAAATATTGCCTGTGGTTATATTTTTTCTTTTTAACCATTGGTGGGTAGGGGTAATAATGATCCTTTACGCTATAGCTGTTAATATGCCCTGTATTATTGCCCAGCGATACAATAGACCCAGGTTAGAGAGAATAATAAATAGAAAAGTAAAGGTTTATAAGGTGGTGAATTAATGGCTATTGGATATGCTTGCATTTCATTAGGGATAAAAGAATCTTTAAAAAACTGTGTTTTAAAAAACGCTACAGAAAGAAAACTATTGGAGATTATCGAACATAACTTAGATCTTTTAGAAAAACAGATAGAATATAATATAGAAAATAATATTAGGCTTTTTAGAATTAGTTCAGATATCATACCCTTTGGTTCCCATAAAGTAAATGAATTAAAGTGGTGGGAAATTTTTAAAGGAAGATTAGAAAAGATAGGGGAAAGGGTTAATAATAATAACATAAGGGTTTCTATGCATCCAGGACAATACACTGTTTTAAATTCACCTAGAAAAGAAGTGGTGGAAAATGCCGTTAGAGATTTAGAATATCACTGTAGATTTTTGGACAGTTTAAAAGTCGATAAAACTTGTAAGGTGATTTTGCATATCGGGGGTATTTATGGTGATAAAAAAATAGCTTTAAAAAGATTTGCTCAAAATTATGGGCAGCTAGATAGTAATATTAAAAGAAGGTTAGTTATAGAAAACGATGAGAAATCTTTTAATATCAAAGAAGTATTAGATTTAGGGGAAAGTTTTAAAATACCCGTTGTTTTTGATAATCTTCACCATGCCATAAATAAACTAGAAGGAGAAGAAGGGGATCTCTATTGGATAGAAAAGGCAGGTGTTACTTGGAAAGATAGTGATGGAAAACAAAAAATTCATTACTCTCAACAAAAAATAGGAGGGAAAATAGGCAGTCATTCTGACACCATACATGTACAAGAATTTTTAGACTTCTATAGAGAAATAGGTGGAGAAAATTTAGATATAATGTTAGAGGTAAAGGATAAAGATTTATCGGCAATTAAATGTATTAATTGCATCGAGAAGGCAAGTATAACAAAGTTGGAAAAGGAGTGGGCAAAATATAAATGTTTAGTACTAGAAAAATCCGCTAAAATTTACAAAGATATTAGAA
This window of the Anaerobranca californiensis DSM 14826 genome carries:
- a CDS encoding phosphatase PAP2 family protein, which translates into the protein MKYKITKEGLVSLSYLLAIPGLKLIYFFLNRIPRPATSVLTWVDNYIPFIPVFVIPYIIFYPFVLLGLIYLFKNNRKVYIHTVKAYSLGLVVCYLTYLFFQTTMPRPEVTGNDLFSKIVAWIYYIDEPYNALPSIHVLGTMITMLGLKEGKYNNLLVNFLGWSIIFSTVFVKQHGILDVIAALVLSHFVFNTFTSAETVGEDVPVRIGNKERIGS
- the nagB gene encoding glucosamine-6-phosphate deaminase; protein product: MKIIYANDYQTMSRKAANILSAQVILNPKSVLGLATGSTPLGIYQQLIEWYRKGDIDFSQVKTVNLDEYCGLSPENEQSYFYYMYHNFFKHINIQLKNVHIPNGLETDKEKECRRYNYIIKSLGGIDLQLLGLGHNGHIGFNEPNEAFEKETHCVKLAEETIAANSRFFSSLDEVPTHAYTMGIKSIMQAKKILLIASGESKAEILYQALFGPISPQVPASILQLHNDLIVVADEGALSVIAQRYPHCIEQHPIK
- a CDS encoding glycosyltransferase, which codes for MFIFRLFMWLCGLWLLFKIPDFTFKNEGLSKEFQDVSIIIPARNEEKNLPKLLGSIREQKINVKEIIVVDDQSIDKTTENAKNYGAKIVKGKPLPSGWQGKSWALWQGVENSSGDILIFLDADTSIEQDGLVRIYTEFLKEKTPLSIQPYHKMEKLYENLSAIFNLILMMGTNVFTPLGKRLKPLAFFGPCQIMTKEDYFKVGGHTSAKGSILEDISLGKNFLNAGIPIRCFGGRGAISFRMYPGGIKEIIEGWSKNFASGAGQVGFINLLLITLWVSGMVGVTITTIRTFLVGEYLLEVYGLFLLYGLQLYWLLSKIGNFSPLIIISFPINLLFFIYVFIRSFIMTFIFKRVNWKGRKIKV
- a CDS encoding dicarboxylate/amino acid:cation symporter, with product MTKLTSKILKGLLLGMVVGLILNLLPESYVKDVVIVDGILYLVGQIFLRAIMMMVVPLVFISLVNGSAGVGDIKKLGRIGGKTLLFYILSTTVAISVGISLGLLIKPGLGVDLSNNISIQPNINEKLPFVDVLINMVPRNPLEALANGNMLQVIVFAIFTGLALASIRDKVANIINIFESLNELILKMVEYIMYLAPIGVFGLMARTFATEGYQLMLPLLKYMFAVILALVIHGLLVYGGVLKVFTNLSIVKFIKNFSPALSVAFSTASSGATLPVTLDTAIKRLGVSPKIASFTIPLGATINMDGTALKQGIATVFIAQVFGIELTFSAILTVILTATLASIGTAGVPGVGLIILSMVLKSVGLPVEGIALIMGIDRLLDMSRTAINIMGDAVCTLIISKTEGEFNQEVFDADNVEEDKVEN
- the uvsE gene encoding UV DNA damage repair endonuclease UvsE, with product MAIGYACISLGIKESLKNCVLKNATERKLLEIIEHNLDLLEKQIEYNIENNIRLFRISSDIIPFGSHKVNELKWWEIFKGRLEKIGERVNNNNIRVSMHPGQYTVLNSPRKEVVENAVRDLEYHCRFLDSLKVDKTCKVILHIGGIYGDKKIALKRFAQNYGQLDSNIKRRLVIENDEKSFNIKEVLDLGESFKIPVVFDNLHHAINKLEGEEGDLYWIEKAGVTWKDSDGKQKIHYSQQKIGGKIGSHSDTIHVQEFLDFYREIGGENLDIMLEVKDKDLSAIKCINCIEKASITKLEKEWAKYKCLVLEKSAKIYKDIRTLLKDKENPKPLIFYNYIDTTFKLPEDKGAATNALEHVWGYFKDKATVKEKENFFLLLNGYSTGKIALKKVKNYLLSLSKKYKEDYLLQSYYYIY
- a CDS encoding inorganic pyrophosphatase translates to MYREKFWVSMEKLIKESEIVIDRPKGSRHPRLKDIIYEVDYGYLKGTSSGDGEGIDLWLGSHPEKKLDAIMCTVDLDKRDTEIKLLIGCTEIEKEKIYFFHNQLEFIGGILVRRS